The proteins below are encoded in one region of Vicingus serpentipes:
- a CDS encoding M4 family metallopeptidase, translating into MRKLIAVLIAFYSYGAIQAKSIELYGKRANDKVSGAEVVRFKDFSTIPNYVKFRKGKELPFDKLNSWLNNFYPLDYNYGLDLINVETDNLGFTHYRYRQTINNIPVGLSMFIVHTQNGLIKSMNGELFDKEINTLTNSINEESALSSALVFVGAETYKWELEGEEKHLKWASDNNEATYYPKADLVLISKGGEISSELKLAYKFNIYAHQPMSRQEVYIDAINGEVLWSENKIHHVDEVGTAVTGYSGTQTMTSDNTGGGVYRLQETGRGNGVRTFNCNEGTSYGAATDFTNNSATWNLGGVNKFATDAHWGAEMTYDYYLNEHGRNSIDNNGFRLDSYVHYDQNYGNAFWDGQRMTYGDGSSGNAPFTALDIAGHEVTHGLTTFTANLVYQGESGALNESFSDIFGVSVEYIARPAQANWVMGEDLGGTGIRNMANPNSKGDPDTYFGSFWADLAGGDNGGVHTNSGVQNFWYVLLVDGGSGTNDNGDTYTVNALGLDVAGDIAYRNLTVYLTTNSNYADARFFSIQSTIDLFGGCTSQVESVTNAWYAVGVGAQYQPFTASDFEACLVESCTVPFTVDFTNNSVNGNTFDWDFGDGGTSVALSPSHTYNAYGSYTVELFVDGGATCGNDIEIKTAYINIDSNLACTTVMAASGSSTITECSGTLFDSGGPCSLYGANQTSQVTIAPTGAGQVNLTINLFDVEAGDQGGTICNYDNLKIYDGPTTSSPLIGTFCNNNLPAATISSSGSAITIAFLSDGGLEESGFEIEWSCDVATAAPTVDFIVDADTTCTGEVNFTDLSSNGPTDWQWDFGDGTNSTSQNPTHIYTSPGLYTVQLTATNLIGSGIETKSNYIYINMPDAPVVQGDSICEGNPANLTATGTGLLNWYDSPSSTTVLTTGNSYNTPILNAPTTYYVEDVIEAQLESLGKLDNSGGGNYLDNEQYLVFDVYQEMFIQTVQVYAQSSGPRTVQLKDKFGTVIGSKTQSVSAGLKTFYLLFTVPPGTDYQLVLSGGSTTKDLYRNNAGVNYPYSINGLGSIKNSSAGLSYYYYFYDWQVKGPDCTSPRTPVLADVNLCTGIDDLSSNSSGIKSYFNSFSNNLEMNLKDLEKGIYDLSVYNTVGQVVYQEQLNVEESNVRKFISLASQANGIYFISLRNEETSYSNKIVK; encoded by the coding sequence ATGCGTAAATTAATTGCTGTTTTAATAGCATTCTATTCTTATGGAGCTATTCAAGCAAAATCAATCGAACTATATGGTAAAAGAGCTAACGATAAGGTTAGTGGAGCTGAAGTTGTTCGATTTAAAGATTTTTCAACGATACCTAATTATGTAAAATTTAGAAAAGGAAAGGAATTGCCTTTTGATAAATTAAATTCTTGGTTAAATAATTTTTATCCATTGGATTATAACTATGGATTAGATTTAATTAATGTAGAAACTGATAATTTAGGTTTTACTCATTATAGATATCGTCAAACTATTAATAATATACCTGTTGGTTTGAGTATGTTTATTGTTCATACTCAAAATGGATTGATAAAGTCTATGAATGGAGAATTGTTTGATAAGGAGATAAATACTTTAACAAACTCTATTAATGAAGAATCTGCATTATCTAGTGCGTTAGTTTTTGTTGGTGCAGAAACTTACAAGTGGGAGTTAGAGGGAGAGGAGAAACATTTAAAGTGGGCTTCTGATAACAATGAAGCTACTTATTACCCAAAAGCTGATTTAGTGTTGATTTCAAAAGGTGGAGAAATATCAAGTGAATTAAAACTTGCCTATAAGTTTAACATATATGCTCATCAGCCAATGTCTCGTCAAGAAGTTTATATCGATGCAATAAACGGAGAAGTTCTTTGGTCTGAGAATAAAATTCACCATGTTGATGAAGTTGGAACAGCAGTAACAGGTTATAGTGGTACTCAAACAATGACTAGTGATAACACTGGCGGAGGAGTTTATAGATTGCAAGAAACAGGAAGAGGTAATGGTGTGCGAACTTTTAATTGTAATGAAGGGACGAGTTATGGAGCAGCTACAGATTTTACAAACAATAGCGCAACGTGGAATCTTGGAGGAGTAAATAAGTTTGCTACAGATGCACATTGGGGAGCAGAAATGACTTATGACTATTACTTAAATGAGCATGGAAGAAACAGTATAGACAACAATGGGTTTAGATTAGATAGTTATGTTCATTATGATCAAAATTATGGCAATGCTTTTTGGGATGGCCAACGAATGACTTATGGTGATGGAAGTAGTGGAAATGCTCCTTTCACAGCTTTAGATATAGCGGGTCATGAGGTTACTCATGGCTTAACAACATTTACAGCTAATTTGGTTTATCAAGGAGAATCAGGTGCTTTAAATGAATCGTTTAGTGATATTTTTGGTGTATCAGTAGAATATATAGCTCGTCCAGCTCAAGCAAATTGGGTTATGGGTGAAGATTTAGGAGGCACTGGAATTAGAAATATGGCTAATCCTAACTCTAAAGGAGACCCTGATACTTATTTTGGTAGTTTTTGGGCTGATTTAGCAGGAGGAGATAATGGTGGTGTCCATACAAATAGCGGTGTTCAAAATTTTTGGTATGTATTATTAGTTGATGGAGGTTCAGGAACAAATGATAATGGTGATACATATACCGTAAATGCCTTAGGTTTAGATGTGGCAGGAGATATTGCATATAGAAATTTAACAGTTTATTTAACAACAAATTCAAATTATGCTGATGCAAGGTTTTTTTCTATTCAATCAACAATTGATTTATTTGGTGGTTGTACTTCGCAAGTAGAATCTGTTACAAATGCATGGTATGCAGTTGGAGTGGGAGCACAATACCAACCTTTTACAGCTAGCGATTTTGAAGCTTGTTTAGTTGAATCTTGTACTGTTCCATTTACAGTAGATTTTACAAATAATAGTGTAAACGGAAATACTTTTGATTGGGATTTTGGTGATGGAGGAACCAGTGTTGCTTTATCTCCATCTCATACTTATAATGCTTATGGTTCTTATACTGTTGAATTATTTGTTGATGGCGGTGCTACTTGTGGAAATGATATAGAAATAAAAACTGCTTACATAAATATTGACTCAAATTTGGCATGTACAACAGTAATGGCAGCTTCAGGAAGTTCAACAATTACTGAGTGTTCAGGAACTCTTTTTGATAGTGGCGGGCCATGTTCATTATATGGTGCTAATCAAACATCTCAAGTTACAATAGCTCCAACAGGAGCAGGGCAGGTTAATTTAACTATTAATTTGTTTGACGTTGAAGCGGGAGATCAAGGAGGAACGATATGTAATTATGATAATCTTAAAATTTACGATGGGCCAACAACTTCATCTCCATTAATTGGTACTTTTTGTAATAATAATTTACCAGCAGCTACAATTTCATCTTCAGGTAGTGCTATTACAATTGCATTTTTATCTGATGGAGGATTAGAAGAATCTGGTTTTGAAATAGAATGGTCATGTGATGTTGCTACAGCAGCTCCAACTGTTGATTTTATTGTTGATGCAGATACTACTTGTACAGGAGAGGTTAATTTTACAGATTTATCATCAAATGGACCTACTGATTGGCAATGGGATTTTGGTGATGGAACTAATTCCACTTCTCAAAACCCTACTCACATATATACTTCTCCAGGGTTATATACTGTTCAGTTAACAGCAACTAATTTGATTGGTTCAGGAATAGAAACAAAATCTAATTATATCTACATAAATATGCCTGATGCTCCAGTTGTACAAGGAGATAGTATTTGTGAGGGTAACCCAGCAAATTTAACAGCAACTGGAACAGGTTTGTTAAATTGGTATGATTCTCCATCAAGTACAACGGTTTTAACTACTGGAAATTCTTACAATACACCTATATTAAATGCACCTACAACTTATTATGTTGAAGATGTAATTGAGGCACAATTAGAAAGTTTAGGAAAATTAGATAACTCAGGAGGAGGTAACTATCTAGATAACGAACAATATTTAGTTTTTGATGTTTATCAAGAAATGTTTATTCAAACAGTTCAAGTTTATGCTCAGTCATCTGGACCTAGGACGGTTCAGTTAAAAGATAAGTTTGGAACAGTAATAGGAAGTAAGACTCAAAGTGTTTCTGCAGGCTTAAAAACTTTTTATTTGTTATTTACTGTTCCTCCAGGAACTGATTACCAATTAGTGTTGTCTGGTGGATCAACTACAAAAGATTTATATCGGAATAATGCAGGTGTTAATTATCCATATTCAATTAATGGATTAGGATCAATAAAAAACAGTAGTGCTGGATTATCATACTATTATTATTTCTATGATTGGCAAGTAAAAGGACCTGATTGTACAAGCCCTAGGACGCCTGTTTTAGCCGATGTTAATTTATGTACAGGAATCGATGATTTATCATCTAATTCATCAGGTATTAAATCTTACTTTAATTCGTTTTCAAATAATTTAGAAATGAATTTAAAAGATTTAGAGAAAGGGATTTATGATCTATCTGTATATAATACTGTTGGTCAGGTTGTTTATCAAGAACAACTAAATGTTGAAGAATCTAATGTTAGAAAATTCATTAGCCTAGCTTCTCAAGCTAATGGGATATATTTTATCTCATTAAGAAATGAGGAAACATCTTATTCAAATAAAATTGTAAAATAA
- a CDS encoding RidA family protein — translation MKKIINTSNAPAPIGPYNQAIKVGNTLYTSGQIAINPSSNELVMDTIENETKMVMENLKAVLNAADMDFSNVIKCSIFISDMNNFGKINEVYGSYFSSDFPARETVEVACLPKNVNVEISAIAID, via the coding sequence ATGAAAAAAATAATCAATACATCAAATGCACCAGCTCCAATTGGACCATATAATCAAGCAATAAAAGTTGGTAATACTTTATATACTTCCGGACAAATAGCGATAAATCCATCAAGCAATGAATTAGTGATGGATACAATAGAGAATGAAACTAAAATGGTAATGGAAAACTTAAAAGCTGTTCTAAATGCAGCTGATATGGATTTTTCTAATGTGATAAAATGTTCCATATTCATTTCGGATATGAATAATTTTGGAAAAATAAATGAAGTTTATGGAAGTTATTTCTCAAGTGATTTTCCAGCTAGAGAAACTGTAGAAGTTGCATGTCTTCCTAAAAATGTAAATGTAGAAATTTCTGCAATAGCAATAGATTAA